In one window of Chitinophagales bacterium DNA:
- a CDS encoding calcineurin-like phosphoesterase C-terminal domain-containing protein — MKRRVFLKNFSLSAFLFGVPALGQAQISASSQRKISGRVHENGKGIAGVAVTDGFTVVVTDARGRYALEAHPHAEFVYISTPAGYHFPQQNLVALFYRALSEGITTADFALEKLAVDDTKHQFVVWADTQMISQSDCDQLKATTAPDLKNLVAGYPAGSLFHGIGCGDLVWDKFEYFKDYKEAIAATGVTFFNVIGNHDMDTDTRTDDTSAKTFKQEFGPTYYSFNRGQIHYVVLDDVFFVGNAKKYIGYITEQQLRWLEQDLQQVKPGTTVVVSLHIPTNTGAAKRAKREEDMGAVVTNRKQLYNLLAKYKVHIMSGHTHFNETWEEANMMEHNHGTVCGAWWTGPICGDGTPMGYGVYEVNGSNITWYYKPTGKSKDHQLRVYAKGRLKEAPDEIVANVWNWDKAWKVEWWEDGVAKGPMQQRAGKDPWAIELYAGPELPVKHKFVEPMLTDHLFFAKPSADAKQIIVKATDRFGQVYTETVQIS; from the coding sequence ATGAAAAGAAGAGTTTTTCTAAAGAACTTCAGCCTTAGTGCATTTTTATTTGGTGTGCCCGCGCTTGGTCAGGCACAGATTTCAGCAAGTAGTCAAAGAAAAATCAGCGGACGCGTACACGAGAATGGCAAAGGCATTGCTGGTGTAGCAGTTACAGACGGGTTCACTGTTGTAGTAACAGATGCACGTGGGCGATATGCGCTGGAAGCGCATCCACATGCGGAGTTTGTGTATATCAGCACGCCTGCAGGTTATCATTTTCCGCAACAAAATCTGGTTGCACTATTTTACCGGGCTTTGAGTGAGGGCATCACAACTGCAGATTTTGCTTTGGAAAAATTAGCAGTGGATGATACCAAACATCAGTTTGTGGTTTGGGCAGATACACAGATGATTTCGCAATCAGATTGTGATCAGCTGAAAGCTACCACCGCGCCTGATCTTAAGAATCTGGTGGCGGGTTATCCTGCAGGTAGTTTGTTTCATGGTATTGGATGTGGTGATCTGGTTTGGGATAAGTTTGAATATTTCAAAGACTATAAAGAAGCGATTGCCGCAACAGGAGTTACATTCTTTAATGTGATTGGTAACCATGATATGGATACTGATACCCGCACGGATGATACTTCTGCCAAAACCTTTAAGCAAGAATTTGGTCCAACGTATTATTCCTTCAATCGTGGGCAAATACATTATGTGGTGCTGGATGATGTGTTCTTTGTTGGTAATGCGAAGAAATACATCGGTTATATCACAGAACAACAATTGCGCTGGTTGGAGCAAGATCTGCAGCAAGTGAAACCGGGAACTACGGTGGTGGTGAGCCTCCATATTCCCACCAATACCGGCGCAGCCAAAAGAGCAAAGCGCGAAGAAGATATGGGTGCTGTGGTTACCAACAGAAAGCAGTTGTACAATTTATTGGCAAAGTATAAAGTGCATATCATGTCGGGCCACACGCATTTCAATGAAACCTGGGAAGAGGCCAATATGATGGAGCACAATCATGGAACGGTCTGTGGCGCTTGGTGGACGGGTCCGATCTGTGGAGATGGAACACCCATGGGTTATGGTGTGTATGAAGTAAATGGCAGCAATATTACCTGGTATTATAAACCAACTGGTAAATCCAAAGACCATCAATTGCGTGTGTATGCAAAGGGACGTTTAAAAGAAGCGCCTGATGAAATTGTTGCCAATGTGTGGAACTGGGATAAAGCATGGAAAGTAGAGTGGTGGGAAGATGGTGTGGCCAAGGGGCCGATGCAACAACGTGCAGGAAAAGATCCGTGGGCAATTGAATTGTATGCTGGTCCAGAACTTCCGGTGAAGCATAAGTTTGTTGAGCCGATGTTGACAGATCATTTGTTCTTTGCCAAGCCTTCGGCTGATGCCAAACAGATTATTGTAAAAGCAACCGATCGATTTGGTCAGGTGTATACAGAAACGGTACAGATAAGCTGA
- a CDS encoding tetratricopeptide repeat protein has translation MHKPRFIKISFVLLLIVSSCFVQAQLTCTNDAPASLRTTNKTLLAKLDTARKQYLQDSTNADKLIWLGRRLAYVGRYQEAIAVFTKGIERFPKDARMLRHRGHRYLSLRCVDKAIADFEAAAKLVKGKPDEVEPDGLPNAQNIPTSTLQTNIYYHLGLAHYLQKNYAAAEKAYQQCLKLSKNPDMYVATAYWQYLTLRHQQKDKAAAKLLNTIKPNMPLIENEDYYALLQLFQQKPLIKDPADMLEQKKELSLVSYGYGLGEYCWLSGQTDFAKAVWQTVLQSSQWSAFGYLAATVALTR, from the coding sequence ATGCACAAGCCCAGGTTTATTAAAATCAGTTTTGTTTTACTGCTTATTGTGAGCAGTTGTTTTGTACAAGCGCAACTCACTTGCACAAATGATGCGCCTGCATCGCTTCGCACTACGAACAAAACCTTGTTGGCAAAACTCGATACAGCGCGCAAACAGTACCTGCAAGACAGCACCAATGCTGATAAGCTGATTTGGTTAGGCAGAAGATTGGCTTATGTGGGTCGCTACCAGGAAGCAATTGCTGTTTTTACCAAAGGGATTGAACGTTTTCCAAAAGATGCACGCATGTTGCGGCATCGTGGTCATCGCTACCTCAGCCTGCGTTGCGTAGATAAAGCCATTGCAGATTTTGAAGCTGCTGCTAAACTAGTTAAGGGTAAACCCGATGAAGTTGAGCCGGATGGTTTGCCCAATGCACAGAATATTCCTACCAGTACTTTACAGACCAATATTTATTATCATCTTGGACTAGCGCACTATCTGCAAAAAAATTATGCGGCTGCAGAGAAAGCGTATCAGCAATGTCTGAAACTGTCTAAGAACCCGGACATGTATGTGGCTACTGCTTATTGGCAATACCTCACATTGCGACATCAGCAGAAAGACAAAGCAGCAGCCAAACTGCTCAATACCATCAAACCCAATATGCCCCTCATAGAGAATGAGGATTACTATGCACTGCTGCAACTCTTTCAGCAAAAGCCTTTGATCAAAGATCCTGCCGATATGCTGGAACAAAAAAAGGAACTGAGCCTGGTTTCTTATGGCTATGGTTTGGGTGAGTACTGCTGGCTGAGCGGACAAACAGATTTTGCCAAAGCAGTTTGGCAAACTGTATTACAAAGCAGTCAATGGAGTGCATTTGGTTATCTGGCTGCTACTGTGGCGCTAACGCGATGA
- a CDS encoding DUF4918 family protein has translation MSKYLSEQILAFYTNLRVPERLPRGVEVLYPFADAAVQAVMQQFYAQYFHDTKERTLIFGINPGRHGAGITGINFTAPRQLLHDCGIQHTFGDSSELSAEFIYAMIQAYGGAEKFYQTFFISAVSPLGYVLKGKNLNYYDTPLLQRRLKPFIVDCIMQQIQWPVNRKRCICIGGDKNLRYLSDLNDQYQWFQEIDVLPHPRFIMQYKRKYLQDYIAQYLDVLTKIE, from the coding sequence ATGAGTAAATATCTATCCGAACAAATACTTGCTTTCTACACGAATCTTCGGGTACCGGAACGTTTACCTAGAGGTGTGGAAGTACTATACCCCTTTGCAGATGCAGCTGTACAAGCAGTGATGCAGCAGTTTTATGCGCAATACTTTCATGATACAAAAGAGCGGACCCTAATCTTTGGCATCAATCCAGGTAGGCATGGTGCCGGCATTACCGGCATCAATTTTACTGCACCCAGACAGTTGTTGCATGATTGCGGTATTCAACACACATTCGGAGATTCATCAGAATTATCTGCTGAGTTCATCTATGCCATGATACAAGCTTATGGTGGTGCGGAAAAATTCTATCAAACGTTCTTCATCAGTGCTGTGAGTCCGCTGGGTTATGTATTGAAAGGCAAGAACCTGAATTATTATGATACGCCCCTGCTGCAGAGAAGACTCAAGCCTTTTATTGTGGATTGTATCATGCAACAAATACAATGGCCTGTCAACAGGAAAAGATGCATTTGTATTGGAGGCGATAAAAACCTGCGCTATCTCTCAGATTTGAACGACCAATACCAATGGTTTCAGGAGATTGATGTGCTACCGCATCCGCGCTTCATCATGCAGTATAAACGAAAATATCTGCAAGACTACATTGCGCAGTATCTGGATGTGCTCACTAAGATTGAATAA
- a CDS encoding response regulator transcription factor — translation MSRKTISVAITDDHQIVIDGITALLQGHPHIRIAHIATSGKTMLELLKNAPVDVLLTDIMMPEMTGQELAKAVKQAFPETRILALSMSGQGDIVNEMINEADIAGYVLKNISKQDLIAAIEKVAAGGIYFSEEVLNELARFDQVAKENETVQLTAREIEIIRLIEKELSNKAIAEKLFISERTVETHRKNIFRKTNAGSVLGLIKYAYQHKLIQS, via the coding sequence ATGAGCAGGAAAACAATCAGCGTGGCTATAACAGACGATCACCAGATCGTGATTGACGGTATCACCGCACTTTTACAAGGTCACCCCCATATTCGCATTGCACATATTGCTACATCCGGCAAGACCATGCTGGAACTGCTGAAAAATGCACCGGTCGATGTCTTACTCACCGATATCATGATGCCTGAAATGACGGGACAAGAACTAGCCAAAGCAGTAAAACAAGCATTTCCTGAAACCAGAATACTGGCTTTGAGCATGAGTGGTCAGGGCGATATCGTAAACGAGATGATCAATGAAGCAGATATTGCCGGCTATGTATTGAAGAATATCAGCAAGCAAGATTTGATTGCCGCCATTGAAAAAGTTGCAGCCGGTGGTATTTATTTTAGTGAGGAAGTATTAAATGAGCTGGCGCGATTTGATCAGGTAGCGAAAGAAAACGAAACAGTACAATTAACTGCACGCGAAATAGAAATTATACGACTGATAGAAAAAGAGCTATCAAACAAAGCCATCGCAGAAAAACTCTTCATCAGCGAACGCACTGTTGAAACCCATCGCAAGAATATTTTCCGTAAGACTAATGCAGGTAGCGTTTTGGGTTTGATTAAATACGCTTATCAGCACAAGCTTATTCAATCTTAG
- a CDS encoding tetratricopeptide repeat protein, which translates to MRLFLLLSLLLSIAFAQNATKIASLKEQLNTIRTDTARINLLNRIANAYAQGDSANAYQYSLQAISLANKLNYKIGLADAWLAQGTAQQFRNHLQQALQLFQQAGEIYLQQKKEDDYANTVDQIGKIYYLQSKYQEALNNYEKAEKLYQKRNNLAGLGTVYSNMSIAYQDKGEKDKAITYMLDALRISEQRNDKNVGVIENNLGKLFFEIRNYSEAKNYLNRSIRSCLAEGNYIDAGKAQLNMANVFITEVDYTKGIEYLDAARTSFEKGNFKRGVQACANNIGALYIRQGKYEQAIPPLQQALGIARESKSYSGVALIEQNIGYAYTLMGKYAPALEWLNKAEETAKLGTDQYTFGEIYLHRSQLDSALGNFQSAYFYKSKYQQISDKLLNEKVARQVNELQTKYDTEKKAHQIELLSKDNSIKALLIDQQQLSLTKNALQLSEANLTITKNELDLNKQREIILQQQLDSATKAKQITELDKQNRIKALELEKQELEIARKNTILFVVIALSAMGALLAYSFHRRKQLKQAAAMQEALRRKEDLATKAVMEAEENERKRIASDLHDGVGQMMSAAKMNLSAMESELSFNDPAQKAAFDKVLALIDDSCKEVRSVSHNMMPNALLKNGLAAAVREFINQIDARVLKVNLYTEGLQEHLDKNTEAVLYRVIQECVNNVIKHAGANQLDISIIRDADGIAATIEDNGKGFDLNDANKRNGIGLKNIQTRISYLKGSVEWDAAPGRGTLIAIHVPAA; encoded by the coding sequence CATCAGCTTAGCCAATAAGCTCAACTATAAAATAGGTTTGGCTGATGCATGGTTGGCACAGGGTACAGCGCAGCAGTTTCGCAATCACCTGCAACAAGCTTTGCAGCTGTTTCAGCAAGCAGGTGAAATCTACCTACAACAAAAGAAAGAAGACGATTACGCCAACACGGTAGATCAGATTGGTAAGATTTATTATTTACAATCAAAGTATCAGGAAGCACTGAACAATTATGAAAAAGCGGAGAAGTTGTATCAGAAAAGAAATAACCTCGCCGGCCTAGGTACGGTGTACAGCAATATGTCGATTGCTTATCAGGACAAAGGCGAGAAAGACAAAGCCATTACCTATATGCTGGATGCTTTGCGCATCAGTGAGCAGCGTAACGACAAGAATGTAGGTGTGATTGAAAACAACTTAGGTAAACTTTTTTTTGAGATTCGCAATTATTCGGAAGCGAAGAATTATCTCAACAGAAGTATCCGCTCCTGCCTGGCAGAAGGCAATTATATCGATGCCGGAAAAGCACAGCTGAATATGGCCAATGTCTTTATTACAGAAGTGGATTACACAAAAGGCATTGAGTATTTAGATGCAGCCAGAACCAGTTTTGAAAAGGGTAATTTCAAACGCGGTGTACAAGCTTGTGCCAACAATATCGGTGCGCTCTATATACGCCAAGGTAAATATGAACAAGCTATTCCACCACTACAACAAGCATTGGGCATTGCCAGAGAAAGTAAAAGCTATTCCGGCGTAGCACTCATTGAACAGAATATCGGCTATGCTTATACCCTGATGGGGAAATATGCGCCTGCTTTGGAGTGGTTAAATAAAGCAGAAGAAACCGCTAAGCTGGGTACGGATCAATATACATTCGGAGAGATCTACCTGCACAGATCTCAATTGGATTCTGCGCTGGGCAATTTTCAAAGTGCTTATTTCTACAAATCGAAATATCAGCAGATCAGCGATAAATTATTGAACGAAAAAGTAGCACGTCAGGTGAACGAGCTGCAAACCAAATACGATACGGAAAAGAAAGCCCATCAGATTGAGCTGTTGAGTAAGGATAATTCCATCAAAGCGCTATTGATTGATCAACAGCAATTATCACTCACTAAAAATGCTTTGCAGCTAAGCGAAGCCAATCTCACCATAACTAAGAATGAACTTGACCTGAATAAGCAGCGAGAAATCATTCTGCAACAACAATTGGATTCAGCCACCAAGGCCAAGCAGATTACTGAACTCGATAAACAAAATCGCATCAAAGCGTTGGAGCTGGAAAAACAAGAACTGGAAATCGCCAGAAAGAATACCATTCTTTTTGTTGTCATTGCGCTTTCTGCCATGGGTGCTTTACTCGCTTACTCCTTCCACCGCAGAAAACAATTGAAGCAGGCGGCGGCTATGCAGGAAGCTTTACGCAGAAAAGAAGACCTGGCAACCAAAGCCGTGATGGAAGCAGAAGAAAACGAACGCAAGCGTATTGCTTCAGATTTGCATGATGGTGTTGGTCAGATGATGAGTGCTGCCAAGATGAATCTCTCTGCCATGGAAAGTGAATTATCCTTCAATGATCCTGCACAGAAAGCAGCTTTCGATAAAGTACTGGCCTTAATTGATGATAGCTGTAAAGAAGTGCGTAGCGTATCGCACAACATGATGCCCAATGCCTTGCTGAAAAATGGTTTGGCTGCCGCTGTAAGGGAATTCATCAACCAGATAGATGCCCGCGTATTGAAAGTGAATTTATATACAGAAGGTTTACAAGAGCATTTGGATAAAAACACCGAAGCTGTTTTATACCGAGTAATTCAGGAATGCGTGAATAATGTGATCAAACATGCTGGCGCGAATCAACTGGATATTTCTATTATCCGCGATGCGGATGGTATTGCCGCAACCATTGAAGACAATGGCAAGGGCTTTGATTTGAATGATGCCAACAAGCGAAACGGTATCGGTCTAAAGAATATTCAAACACGTATCAGCTATCTCAAAGGCAGTGTGGAATGGGATGCAGCCCCGGGCCGCGGCACTTTGATCGCCATTCATGTGCCTGCAGCATAA